The following proteins are co-located in the Nocardia bhagyanarayanae genome:
- a CDS encoding prolyl oligopeptidase family serine peptidase → MSGVEQNVNDPYLWLEEVTGERPLEWARAHNEVVGERFASTERFTELERRILDMLDTDTKIAYPGRRGRWLYNFWRDAEHPRGLWRRTTFAEYAKESPDWDVLIDLDALAAAEGENWVWGGAAVLRPEQSRALVSLSRGGADAKVVREFDIERKEFIEQTDGGYFLPEAKSEIRWIDVDSVYVGTDFGPGSLTESGYPRIAKRWRRGTDLADAETVFEGAEEDVAVSAGYDRTPGYERHFVGRATDFFNEEVYLIEADGTLRHIDVPTDASESWYKDWLLVRLKSPWEVGGVTYPAGALLATDFESFLSGAREFEALFTPDAHTSLHGYGWTENHLLLITLQDVQTKLHVLTPGPGGWTVEPLADTPPMATTSVMNLDPLEGGDEFMLTTSGFTTPATLLASAVGGSTEQLKQEPAFFDADGVETEQFFARSDDGTMVPYFVIRHRDRKDEPGPTVMSGYGGFEVSRTPAYSGASGMGWLERGGTWVMTNIRGGGEYGPEWHTSVQKANRHKVYEDFAAIARDLVDRGITTPRQLGAVGGSNGGLLMGVMLTRYPELFGAIVCQVPLLDMKRYHLLLAGASWMAEYGDPDKPEEWEYIGKYSPYQNVRADADYPPILLTTSTRDDRVHPGHARKMAALLEEQGHTLWYHENIEGGHGGAADNKQMAFQAALIYEFFTQMLMEKSE, encoded by the coding sequence ATGAGCGGCGTCGAGCAGAACGTGAACGATCCATACCTGTGGTTGGAAGAGGTGACCGGCGAACGGCCACTGGAGTGGGCGCGCGCCCACAACGAGGTCGTCGGTGAGCGCTTCGCCTCGACCGAGCGGTTCACCGAGCTGGAACGCCGCATCCTCGACATGCTCGACACCGACACCAAGATCGCCTACCCGGGTCGGCGCGGGCGCTGGCTGTACAACTTCTGGCGCGACGCCGAGCACCCGCGCGGCCTCTGGCGGCGCACCACGTTCGCCGAGTACGCCAAGGAATCGCCGGACTGGGACGTGCTGATCGATCTGGACGCGCTGGCCGCCGCAGAGGGTGAGAACTGGGTGTGGGGCGGGGCCGCGGTGCTGCGGCCGGAACAGTCGCGCGCGCTCGTCAGCCTGTCCCGGGGCGGCGCCGACGCCAAGGTCGTTCGCGAATTCGACATCGAGCGAAAAGAATTCATCGAACAGACGGACGGAGGCTACTTTCTGCCCGAGGCGAAATCGGAGATCCGCTGGATCGACGTCGACTCGGTGTACGTCGGCACCGATTTCGGGCCGGGTTCGCTGACCGAATCCGGATACCCGCGCATCGCCAAGCGCTGGCGGCGCGGAACCGACCTCGCCGACGCCGAAACGGTTTTCGAGGGCGCGGAGGAGGACGTCGCGGTCTCGGCGGGCTACGACCGCACCCCCGGCTACGAACGCCATTTCGTCGGCCGCGCCACCGACTTCTTCAACGAAGAGGTCTACCTCATCGAGGCCGACGGCACACTGCGCCACATCGACGTGCCGACCGATGCCAGCGAATCCTGGTACAAGGACTGGCTTCTGGTCCGTTTGAAGTCGCCGTGGGAAGTGGGCGGCGTGACCTACCCGGCGGGTGCGCTGCTTGCCACCGATTTCGAGAGCTTCCTCTCCGGCGCAAGGGAATTCGAGGCGCTGTTCACCCCCGACGCGCACACGTCGCTGCACGGCTACGGCTGGACCGAGAACCACCTGCTGCTCATCACCCTCCAGGACGTGCAGACCAAGTTGCACGTACTGACTCCCGGCCCCGGCGGGTGGACCGTCGAGCCGCTGGCCGACACGCCCCCGATGGCGACGACCAGCGTCATGAACCTGGACCCGCTGGAAGGCGGTGACGAGTTCATGCTCACCACAAGCGGTTTCACCACCCCCGCCACACTGCTCGCCAGCGCGGTCGGCGGCAGCACCGAGCAGCTCAAGCAGGAGCCCGCGTTCTTCGACGCCGACGGCGTCGAGACCGAGCAGTTCTTCGCCCGCTCCGACGACGGAACGATGGTGCCGTACTTCGTGATCCGACACCGCGACCGCAAAGACGAGCCGGGCCCCACGGTCATGTCGGGCTACGGCGGTTTCGAGGTGTCCCGCACGCCCGCCTACAGCGGCGCGTCCGGGATGGGCTGGCTGGAGCGCGGCGGCACCTGGGTGATGACCAACATCCGCGGCGGCGGCGAGTACGGCCCGGAGTGGCACACCTCGGTGCAGAAGGCCAACCGCCACAAGGTGTACGAGGATTTCGCCGCCATCGCGAGGGATCTCGTCGATCGCGGCATCACCACCCCGCGGCAGCTCGGCGCGGTGGGCGGCAGCAACGGCGGTCTGCTGATGGGCGTGATGCTGACGCGGTACCCGGAGCTGTTCGGCGCCATCGTCTGCCAGGTCCCGCTGCTCGACATGAAGCGCTACCACCTGCTGCTGGCCGGCGCCTCGTGGATGGCGGAGTACGGCGACCCGGACAAGCCGGAGGAGTGGGAGTACATCGGCAAGTACTCGCCGTACCAGAACGTGCGCGCCGACGCCGACTACCCGCCCATCCTGCTCACCACCTCCACCCGCGACGACCGCGTCCATCCCGGGCACGCGCGCAAGATGGCCGCGCTGCTGGAGGAGCAGGGCCACACGCTCTGGTACCACGAGAACATCGAGGGCGGGCACGGCGGCGCCGCGGACAACAAGCAGATGGCGTTCCAGGCCGCGCTGATCTACGAGTTCTTCACCCAAATGCTCATGGAGAAGAGCGAATAG
- a CDS encoding AMIN-like domain-containing (lipo)protein, whose translation MRRFLVLISALVAGIAVLIIPDSAHATPSYCGLVWGSLEKTEPNHSTAAVTNVRSGRHQCFDRLVIDVAGPVTGYRATYVGSVSMDASGAPVPLRGDAFLSVTVHAPAYDNAGNLTYHPADRGELTRVAGYRTFRQVAWAGSFEGQTTLGVGVRARLPFRVFTLDGPGAGSRVVLDVAHFW comes from the coding sequence GTGCGTCGCTTCCTCGTTCTGATTTCCGCGCTGGTCGCCGGAATCGCAGTCTTGATCATTCCCGACTCCGCCCACGCGACCCCCTCCTATTGCGGCTTGGTCTGGGGTTCGCTCGAGAAGACCGAGCCGAACCATTCGACCGCGGCCGTCACGAATGTGCGCTCCGGTCGCCACCAGTGTTTCGACCGGCTCGTCATCGATGTCGCCGGTCCGGTCACCGGATACCGCGCGACCTACGTCGGCTCGGTGAGCATGGACGCCTCCGGTGCGCCCGTCCCGCTGCGCGGCGACGCGTTCCTGAGCGTGACGGTGCACGCTCCGGCCTACGACAACGCGGGCAATCTCACCTACCACCCGGCCGACCGCGGCGAACTGACGCGAGTCGCCGGCTATCGAACCTTCCGGCAGGTCGCCTGGGCGGGCTCGTTCGAAGGCCAGACCACCTTGGGCGTCGGCGTGCGCGCGCGGCTGCCGTTTCGGGTGTTCACGCTGGACGGCCCCGGCGCCGGATCGCGAGTCGTACTCGACGTCGCACACTTCTGGTAA
- a CDS encoding dipeptidase: protein MAAFLWEQHCCLPLLPTADIAELARYPLGSYLSVNVGYSRQHTADSLTLVRQFRRDALADGRFRLVRGLDDLGDPERISLAFDLEDSGPLGGDLDNVEVFHELGVRSLLPTYNHANAAGCGCLDSEDTGLTGYGRDLVRKLNEVGVFVDGAHCSRRTGLDLAELTAVPMIYSHANFAALWDHPRNITDEQARACAETGGVIGVNGVGIFLGHNEPDERARRVAAMADHIRYGVELVGVEHIGIGSDYSFDGADFNAELFANPGAFSEAYTKWGPLQWVPPEDLLGVGVGPGLDAELAARGFTEGERAAVFGENFRRVAEQVWRN from the coding sequence TTGGCCGCCTTCCTGTGGGAGCAGCACTGCTGTCTGCCGCTGCTGCCCACCGCCGACATCGCGGAGTTGGCCAGGTATCCGCTGGGCTCCTACCTGTCGGTGAATGTCGGCTACTCCAGGCAGCACACCGCCGATTCGCTCACGCTGGTGCGGCAGTTTCGCCGGGACGCGTTGGCGGACGGAAGGTTTCGATTGGTCCGCGGTCTGGATGATCTCGGTGATCCGGAACGGATCTCGCTCGCCTTCGATCTGGAGGACTCGGGACCGCTCGGCGGCGATCTGGACAACGTCGAGGTGTTCCACGAACTCGGCGTGCGCTCGCTGCTGCCGACCTACAACCACGCCAACGCGGCGGGCTGCGGCTGCCTCGACTCCGAGGACACCGGACTTACCGGTTACGGCAGGGATTTGGTGCGCAAGCTCAACGAGGTCGGCGTGTTCGTCGACGGCGCGCACTGCTCGCGGCGCACGGGGCTGGACCTCGCCGAACTCACCGCCGTGCCGATGATCTACAGCCATGCCAATTTCGCCGCGCTGTGGGATCACCCGCGCAACATCACCGACGAGCAGGCGAGGGCGTGCGCCGAGACCGGCGGCGTCATCGGTGTCAACGGCGTCGGAATCTTCCTGGGACACAACGAGCCCGACGAGCGCGCCCGGCGTGTAGCGGCTATGGCCGATCACATCCGATACGGTGTGGAACTCGTCGGCGTGGAGCACATCGGCATCGGCTCGGACTACTCCTTCGACGGCGCGGATTTCAATGCCGAGTTGTTCGCCAACCCGGGCGCGTTTTCCGAGGCGTACACCAAATGGGGTCCGCTGCAATGGGTCCCGCCGGAGGACCTGCTCGGCGTCGGCGTGGGTCCCGGACTGGACGCCGAGCTCGCCGCACGCGGGTTCACCGAGGGCGAGCGCGCGGCGGTGTTCGGTGAGAACTTCCGCAGGGTCGCCGAGCAGGTCTGGCGGAACTGA
- a CDS encoding NADP-dependent oxidoreductase, whose translation MTTQAISNTTLPITTREIHLAARPEGAPTHANFALVTRPIPELAEGQILVRNTWMSVDPYMRGRMDDRPSYIAPFEVGAALEGSAVGEVIASRSERITVGATVTHFAGWREHSILDDELATPIDTSAAEPQHFLGALGTTGLTAYAALTDVSPVRPGDTVFISAAAGAVGSVAGQLAKALGAGRVVGSAGGPAKTALLLEEFGFDAAIDYRAGDLAGQLAEAAPEGIDVYLDSVGGEHLRAAVAAMRPKGRVALVGAISGYNGATGEQGPDLYLAATKEISLRGMLVSSYFPIFGEYIAKAAAWLADGTLRTRQTVYEGLEQAPAAFLGVLSGANTGKMLVRLG comes from the coding sequence ATGACCACACAGGCGATTTCGAACACCACACTGCCGATCACGACCAGGGAGATCCACTTGGCGGCCCGGCCCGAGGGTGCGCCGACCCACGCGAACTTCGCGCTGGTGACGCGGCCGATCCCCGAACTCGCCGAAGGGCAGATCCTGGTGCGCAATACCTGGATGTCGGTCGACCCGTACATGCGCGGCCGGATGGACGATCGCCCGTCCTACATCGCACCGTTCGAGGTCGGCGCGGCGCTGGAGGGCTCGGCGGTCGGCGAGGTGATCGCCTCGCGATCGGAGCGGATTACCGTGGGCGCCACGGTGACCCACTTCGCGGGGTGGCGAGAACACTCGATCCTCGATGACGAACTCGCGACACCGATCGATACGTCCGCGGCCGAGCCGCAGCACTTCCTCGGAGCGCTCGGGACCACCGGGCTCACCGCGTACGCGGCACTCACCGACGTGTCGCCGGTCCGCCCCGGCGACACCGTCTTCATCTCGGCGGCGGCAGGCGCGGTGGGTAGCGTCGCGGGCCAGCTCGCCAAGGCGCTGGGGGCGGGCCGGGTCGTCGGCTCGGCGGGCGGCCCGGCGAAAACCGCTCTGCTGCTGGAGGAGTTCGGTTTCGACGCCGCGATCGACTACCGCGCGGGTGACCTGGCGGGGCAGCTCGCCGAGGCCGCGCCGGAGGGCATCGACGTCTACCTGGACAGCGTCGGCGGCGAGCACCTGCGCGCCGCGGTGGCGGCCATGCGGCCGAAGGGCCGGGTCGCGCTGGTCGGCGCGATCAGCGGATACAACGGCGCGACCGGCGAGCAAGGGCCCGACTTGTATCTCGCTGCGACCAAAGAGATTTCACTGCGGGGGATGCTGGTGAGCAGCTACTTCCCGATCTTCGGCGAGTACATCGCCAAGGCCGCCGCCTGGCTGGCCGACGGCACCCTGCGCACCAGGCAGACCGTCTACGAAGGGCTGGAGCAGGCGCCGGCCGCATTCCTCGGCGTGCTGTCGGGCGCCAATACCGGCAAGATGCTCGTGCGTCTCGGGTGA
- a CDS encoding AraC family transcriptional regulator ligand-binding domain-containing protein: protein MNGGSSGADEVRPPDPIDGTTSTHLVRLVRDVVRLSDVDPARLARIPAIDDAALAGELNRIPLRSLVDLWELLARARPEPGAGLAVARAAPLGTLTTWDYLVTTGPTLADALRAAQPYHRVVTAAAEGFELDHPGELTVGYRTTAGDPDVAAVVNEYVLAYYLRRAREAIGRPVVPARLTFSRAAPATHDVLTTAFGTDRIEFDAPADTITFTAADAAAPLPRADPMLADLLRSHADLVLATAKPVPGPLEAFRTALDAILDQGEPSLAAVAHRLAVSPRTLQRRLAEHDTGWRHEVDLARYERAKRLLDHGLTTATVADRLGFADDRALRKAFQRWTGSSPSARRHA, encoded by the coding sequence GTGAACGGCGGATCGAGCGGTGCGGACGAGGTCCGGCCGCCCGATCCGATCGACGGCACCACCTCGACGCATCTCGTCCGCTTGGTCCGTGATGTCGTTCGGCTATCGGACGTCGATCCGGCGCGGCTGGCCCGCATTCCCGCGATCGATGATGCCGCGCTGGCCGGTGAACTCAACCGGATTCCGCTGCGCTCGCTCGTCGACCTGTGGGAATTGCTCGCGCGGGCGAGGCCGGAGCCCGGAGCCGGTCTGGCCGTGGCGCGGGCCGCGCCGCTCGGGACACTGACCACCTGGGACTACCTCGTCACCACCGGTCCGACGCTGGCCGACGCGCTGCGGGCGGCCCAGCCCTATCACCGGGTGGTGACCGCCGCCGCCGAAGGCTTCGAGCTGGACCACCCCGGCGAACTCACCGTCGGCTACCGCACCACCGCGGGCGATCCCGACGTCGCCGCGGTGGTCAACGAGTACGTGCTGGCCTACTACCTGCGGCGCGCCCGCGAGGCGATCGGCCGCCCCGTCGTCCCTGCCCGGCTCACCTTCAGCCGCGCCGCCCCGGCCACCCACGACGTGTTGACCACCGCCTTCGGCACCGACCGCATCGAATTCGACGCGCCCGCCGACACCATCACCTTCACCGCCGCCGACGCCGCCGCACCGCTCCCCCGCGCCGACCCGATGCTCGCCGACCTGCTGCGCAGCCACGCCGACCTGGTGCTCGCCACCGCCAAGCCGGTCCCCGGCCCACTCGAAGCCTTCCGCACCGCCCTGGACGCCATCCTCGACCAGGGCGAACCTTCCCTCGCCGCGGTCGCCCACCGCCTGGCCGTGAGCCCGCGCACCTTGCAACGTCGACTCGCCGAGCACGACACCGGATGGCGGCACGAGGTCGACCTGGCCCGCTACGAACGCGCGAAAAGGCTTCTCGACCATGGACTCACCACCGCGACCGTCGCCGACCGCCTCGGCTTCGCCGACGACCGCGCGTTGCGCAAGGCGTTCCAGCGCTGGACCGGCAGCTCACCTTCGGCCCGTCGGCACGCCTGA
- the lpdA gene encoding dihydrolipoyl dehydrogenase, which translates to MTSHYDVVVLGAGPGGYVAAIRAAQLGLRTAIVEQKYWGGVCLNVGCIPSKALLRNAELAHIFTKEAKTFGITGEASFDFGAAFDRSRKVADGRVKGVHFLMKKNKIDEFDGKGTFVDANTLSVELSKGGTETVTFDNVIIATGTVTKLLPGTQLSANVVTYEEQIMTRDLPGSILIVGAGAIGMEFGYVLKNYGVDVRIVEFLDRALPNEDADVSKEITKAYKKLGITITTGAAVQSIDDDGSKVTVSIKDNKSGSVETVTVDKVLQAVGFAPRVEGYGLENTGVQLERGAIAIDDYMRTNVPHIYAIGDVTGKLQLAHVAEAQGVVAAETIGGAETVTLGDYRMMPRATFCQPQVASFGLTEEQARAEGYDVKVATFPFTANGKAHGLGDATGFVKLISDNKYGELIGGHLIGPDVSELLPELTLAQKWDLTVNELARNVHTHPTLSEALQEAIHGLAGHMINF; encoded by the coding sequence GTGACTTCCCACTACGATGTCGTCGTTCTCGGCGCTGGTCCCGGCGGTTATGTCGCCGCGATCCGCGCCGCTCAACTCGGCCTGCGAACAGCGATCGTCGAGCAGAAATACTGGGGCGGTGTGTGCCTGAACGTGGGCTGCATCCCGTCGAAGGCGTTGCTGCGCAATGCCGAACTCGCGCACATTTTCACCAAGGAGGCCAAAACCTTCGGCATCACCGGTGAGGCGAGCTTCGACTTCGGCGCGGCGTTCGACCGCAGCCGCAAGGTGGCGGACGGCCGGGTCAAGGGCGTCCACTTCCTCATGAAGAAGAACAAGATCGACGAGTTCGACGGCAAGGGCACTTTCGTCGACGCGAACACGCTCTCGGTCGAGCTGTCCAAGGGCGGCACCGAGACCGTCACGTTCGACAACGTGATCATCGCGACGGGCACCGTCACCAAGCTGCTGCCCGGCACCCAGCTCAGCGCCAACGTGGTCACCTACGAAGAGCAGATCATGACCCGGGATCTGCCCGGTTCGATCCTCATCGTCGGCGCGGGCGCGATCGGCATGGAGTTCGGCTACGTCCTGAAGAACTACGGCGTCGACGTGCGCATCGTGGAGTTCCTGGACCGCGCGCTGCCCAACGAGGACGCCGACGTCTCCAAGGAGATCACCAAGGCGTACAAGAAGCTCGGCATCACCATCACCACCGGTGCGGCCGTGCAGTCCATCGACGACGACGGGTCCAAGGTCACCGTCTCGATCAAGGACAACAAGTCCGGCTCGGTGGAGACCGTCACCGTCGACAAGGTGCTGCAGGCCGTCGGCTTCGCGCCGCGGGTGGAGGGCTACGGCCTGGAGAACACCGGCGTGCAGCTCGAACGCGGCGCCATCGCCATCGACGACTACATGCGCACCAACGTGCCGCACATCTACGCCATCGGTGACGTCACCGGGAAGCTGCAGCTCGCGCACGTCGCGGAGGCGCAGGGCGTGGTCGCGGCCGAGACCATCGGCGGCGCGGAGACCGTCACCCTCGGTGACTACCGCATGATGCCGCGCGCGACCTTCTGTCAGCCGCAGGTGGCCAGCTTCGGTCTCACCGAGGAGCAGGCGCGCGCCGAGGGCTACGACGTGAAGGTCGCGACCTTCCCGTTCACCGCCAACGGCAAGGCGCACGGCCTCGGCGACGCGACCGGTTTCGTGAAGCTGATCTCCGACAACAAGTACGGCGAGCTGATCGGCGGCCACCTGATCGGACCCGACGTCTCGGAGCTGCTGCCCGAGCTGACCCTGGCCCAGAAGTGGGACCTGACGGTCAACGAGCTCGCGCGCAACGTGCACACCCACCCGACGCTCAGCGAGGCGCTGCAGGAGGCCATCCACGGTCTCGCGGGCCACATGATCAACTTCTGA
- a CDS encoding polysaccharide deacetylase family protein — MLVGTALALVLVVLLGAGTYFLMNSRTYQVAGRLVDRVDTADKVVALTLDDGPSDNAPEVLKVLADAGIPATFYLNGRDLAARPEAGRAIAAAGHEIGNHTYNHRRMVFVSDETVRAEIEDTDAEIAKTGYRGPITFRPPYGKKLFALPGYLAEHDRTTVMWDVEPDSGKIATTDEIVGETLAKVRPGSIILLHVMSNPDSLAAIPRIAARLRADGYTFLPVSQLLTR; from the coding sequence ATGCTGGTCGGGACCGCACTCGCCCTGGTCCTCGTGGTGCTGCTCGGTGCAGGCACCTATTTCCTGATGAACTCGCGCACCTATCAGGTGGCGGGGCGGCTGGTCGACCGGGTCGACACCGCGGACAAAGTGGTCGCGCTGACGCTCGACGACGGACCCTCCGACAACGCGCCCGAAGTCCTGAAAGTCCTTGCCGACGCGGGTATTCCGGCCACGTTCTACCTGAATGGACGTGATCTCGCGGCCCGGCCAGAGGCCGGTAGGGCGATCGCCGCCGCGGGCCATGAGATCGGCAACCACACCTACAACCACCGCCGCATGGTGTTCGTCTCCGACGAGACCGTGCGCGCCGAGATCGAGGACACCGACGCCGAGATCGCGAAGACCGGCTACCGCGGACCCATCACCTTCCGCCCGCCCTACGGCAAGAAACTCTTCGCGCTGCCCGGATACCTCGCCGAACACGACCGCACCACCGTCATGTGGGACGTCGAACCGGACTCCGGCAAGATCGCCACCACCGACGAGATCGTCGGCGAAACCCTCGCCAAGGTCCGTCCCGGCTCCATCATCCTGCTGCACGTCATGAGCAACCCGGACTCCCTCGCCGCCATCCCCCGCATAGCCGCCCGACTACGCGCCGACGGCTACACCTTCCTCCCCGTCTCCCAACTCCTCACCCGCTGA
- a CDS encoding GrpB family protein — protein sequence MARLDSDDELAAATVGVLKPYAVEIVIEDYNPEWPAWYAEDEAAIRAALGPLALRIEHTGSTSVPGLSAKPLIDILLVVPDAADEAAYVPALEAAGYTLRIRQPDWYQHRCLVRRVEDGARWSVNLHVLDPESGAPEIERILAFRDRLRTHDDDRKYYEQVKRELAQRDWKFVQHYANAKSDVVEEILGRALPGRTSAGEELGDGEEGVAVGA from the coding sequence ATGGCCAGGTTGGACTCGGACGACGAACTCGCGGCAGCGACAGTCGGCGTGTTGAAGCCGTACGCCGTCGAGATCGTCATCGAGGACTACAACCCCGAATGGCCCGCCTGGTACGCCGAGGACGAAGCCGCGATACGCGCGGCGCTCGGTCCGCTCGCGTTGCGGATCGAGCACACCGGCTCGACCTCTGTGCCCGGGCTCTCGGCCAAACCGCTGATCGACATCCTGCTGGTCGTCCCAGACGCCGCCGATGAGGCCGCGTACGTTCCGGCTCTCGAAGCCGCCGGCTACACATTGCGGATCCGGCAACCGGACTGGTACCAGCATCGCTGTCTCGTCCGGCGAGTGGAGGACGGCGCGCGGTGGAGCGTGAACCTGCACGTCCTCGACCCGGAGTCGGGCGCACCCGAGATCGAACGCATCCTGGCCTTTCGCGACCGGCTCCGCACGCACGACGACGACAGGAAGTACTACGAGCAAGTCAAACGGGAACTGGCCCAGCGTGACTGGAAGTTCGTCCAGCACTACGCGAATGCCAAGAGCGACGTCGTCGAGGAGATCCTCGGCCGAGCGCTTCCCGGTCGTACGTCAGCGGGTGAGGAGTTGGGAGACGGGGAGGAAGGTGTAGCCGTCGGCGCGTAG
- a CDS encoding PPOX class F420-dependent oxidoreductase — protein sequence MELSEAVDFARSARRSVLTTIRRNGRPQLSNVLHVVGDDDIIRISITADRAKYHNLRRDPWAALHVTRDDFFAYAVLEGTVELTPVAADPDDPTVDELVAYYRAASGEHPDWSDYRRSMVEDHRVIARFTPDRAYGML from the coding sequence ATGGAACTCTCCGAAGCCGTCGATTTCGCCCGTTCCGCTCGCCGTTCCGTGCTGACCACCATCCGCCGCAACGGCAGGCCCCAGCTGTCCAACGTGCTGCACGTCGTCGGCGACGACGACATCATCCGCATCTCCATCACCGCCGACCGCGCGAAGTACCACAATCTGCGCCGTGACCCCTGGGCCGCGCTGCATGTCACCCGCGACGATTTCTTCGCCTACGCCGTCCTCGAAGGCACCGTCGAACTCACCCCCGTAGCCGCCGACCCCGACGACCCCACCGTCGACGAACTCGTCGCCTACTACCGCGCCGCCTCCGGCGAACACCCCGACTGGTCCGACTACCGCCGCTCCATGGTCGAAGACCACCGCGTCATCGCCCGCTTCACCCCCGACCGCGCCTACGGCATGCTCTGA
- a CDS encoding winged helix-turn-helix transcriptional regulator: MDTQRTQSAEADDPTLEADVFARNCTSRPVLQTVASRWGILALVALREGPYRFSALRRRVDGVSERMLSQTLQALERDGMVHREVLETIPPRVEYTLTELGAEVAAQLEGLIQLVEKNMPRVREAQAAYHRD, from the coding sequence ATGGACACCCAGCGCACACAGTCGGCCGAGGCCGACGACCCGACGCTGGAAGCCGATGTCTTCGCGCGAAATTGCACGTCGCGGCCGGTTTTACAGACTGTGGCGAGCCGGTGGGGCATCCTCGCCCTGGTAGCGCTGCGGGAGGGGCCGTACCGCTTCAGCGCGTTGCGCAGGCGAGTGGACGGTGTGAGCGAACGCATGCTGTCGCAGACCCTGCAGGCGCTGGAACGCGACGGCATGGTGCATCGCGAGGTGCTGGAGACCATCCCGCCGCGCGTCGAATACACCCTGACCGAACTCGGCGCCGAGGTGGCCGCCCAGCTCGAGGGGCTCATTCAGCTGGTGGAGAAGAACATGCCGCGAGTACGCGAGGCCCAGGCCGCCTACCACCGCGACTGA
- a CDS encoding SDR family oxidoreductase — protein MTVAVAGASGQLGRLVVEELLRAGVSPVAIVRDPGKVADLADRGVDVREAEYGDAVALDRALAGVDRLLLISGNEFGQRIAQHTNVVRAAERAGVQLLAYTSIPRANENPLILAQEHRGTEAVLTESAVPHVLLRNSWYWENYLGGLAHAVESGVLHGAAGAGRVAGASRADYAAAAAHVLTTDGHAGRVYELGGDERLTYDGLAQAISEAAGKPVRYENLTEADYAAVLEQAGLPAQYAKALADADTGIAAGILDVDSGDLQKLLDRPATPAVEVFRAALRTS, from the coding sequence ATGACCGTCGCCGTCGCGGGAGCAAGCGGACAGCTGGGCAGGCTCGTCGTCGAGGAACTGTTGCGCGCGGGCGTTTCGCCCGTCGCGATCGTGCGTGATCCGGGCAAGGTGGCCGACCTGGCCGACCGCGGCGTCGACGTACGCGAGGCCGAATACGGCGACGCAGTCGCGCTGGACCGCGCGCTCGCGGGCGTCGACCGGCTGCTGCTGATCTCCGGCAACGAGTTCGGTCAGCGAATCGCGCAGCACACCAACGTCGTTCGCGCGGCCGAACGCGCGGGCGTCCAGTTGCTCGCGTACACCAGCATTCCCCGCGCCAACGAGAACCCGCTGATCCTCGCGCAGGAACATCGCGGCACCGAGGCGGTGCTGACCGAGTCGGCCGTGCCCCACGTGCTGCTGCGCAACAGCTGGTACTGGGAGAACTACCTGGGTGGACTCGCGCACGCGGTGGAGTCCGGCGTGCTGCACGGCGCGGCGGGTGCGGGGCGGGTGGCGGGTGCGTCCCGCGCCGATTACGCCGCGGCCGCCGCGCACGTGCTCACCACCGACGGCCACGCGGGGCGCGTCTACGAACTCGGCGGCGACGAGCGGCTCACGTATGACGGACTGGCGCAGGCTATCTCGGAGGCCGCGGGTAAGCCGGTGCGGTACGAGAACCTGACCGAGGCGGACTACGCGGCTGTGCTCGAGCAGGCCGGACTGCCCGCCCAGTACGCCAAGGCGCTGGCCGACGCGGACACCGGCATCGCCGCGGGCATTCTCGACGTCGACTCCGGCGACCTGCAAAAGCTCCTTGACCGCCCAGCGACCCCGGCTGTCGAGGTCTTCCGCGCCGCACTTCGCACGAGCTGA
- a CDS encoding VOC family protein, producing the protein MNITASAISLNVADPQASAKFVVDHLGFTEKMSADGFVSLERPDAGMNLIYLRTGLKSFKPASAAGSAGDGLLVVFVVDDIDAEYARLQGEGVPIVTPIETEEWGERYFQMSDPNGIILQLVQWV; encoded by the coding sequence ATGAACATCACCGCTTCCGCTATTTCGCTCAATGTCGCCGATCCGCAGGCCTCGGCGAAGTTCGTCGTCGATCACCTCGGTTTCACCGAGAAGATGTCCGCCGACGGGTTCGTCTCGCTGGAGCGGCCCGACGCCGGAATGAATCTGATCTACCTGCGTACCGGGCTGAAGTCCTTCAAACCGGCGAGTGCGGCGGGCAGCGCGGGCGACGGGTTGCTCGTGGTGTTCGTGGTCGACGACATCGACGCGGAGTACGCGCGCCTTCAGGGCGAGGGTGTGCCGATCGTGACGCCCATCGAGACCGAGGAGTGGGGCGAGCGGTACTTCCAGATGTCCGACCCGAACGGGATCATCCTCCAGCTCGTGCAGTGGGTCTGA